ACAGATAAGACACGGCAAACCAGATGACCAGCAGGATCGTGACCAGTCGTATGTTGGCCTTCCAATAAGCTTTCGCGGAATCACTCATAGCCGGTGCCCTCCTCAAGGCTGATGTTCTGATTTTTGCGCTGTCCTGAGTCTATCCTTCGTTCCTCGGTACGCCCGTCGTTGTCGTGTCCCGTGGTCCCGTGGCGGTAGGGCTTTGTAATCCAGTTTTGTCATGGTTGTCAAAATGTTACCTTTACTTATTAATAATATGCTTTTGTGGCTTGAGCGGACTGCCGCGGTCGTACACGGGCCGGCGGGCACCGGCGTCGGGAGGTGACATGCGTATCACTGTGCTGGGGATGGGATTGATGGGGGCCGCCATGGCGCGGCGGCTGGTGGATACGGGCCACGGGGTGACGGTATACAACCGCACCCCGGGGCGGGCGCAGCCCCTGGCCGCGGCGGGCTGCAGGGTGGCCGCGGATGCAGGGGAGGCGTTGCAGGCCGGGGATTTCATCATCCTCGCTCTGGCGGATGCCACGGCCATCGAGGCGGTGCTGTGGGACGGTCACGACGAGGGACATCTGACGGGTCGCGTGATGATCCAGATGGGCACCATCGGCGCCCTCGAGAGCCGGGCCCTGGATGAACGGGTCAGGGCGGCGGGCGGGTCATACCTCGAGGCGCCGGTGCTCGGCAGCATTCCCGAGGCGACGGCGGGTACCCTGCTGGTGATGGCCGGCGGCACGGCTGAACTGTTCCAACGCTGCCTGCCCCTGTTCGAGGTCCTCAGTCGCGCGCCGGTGCACGTGGGGGAGGTGGGGCAGGCCGCCACCATCAAGCTCGCTCTGAACCAACTCATCGCCTCCCTGACCACTGCTTTCTCCCTTAGCCTCGGCCTGGTGCAGCGGGAGGGCATCGAAGTCGAGACCTTCATGGGCCTGCTGCGGGACAGCGCCCTCTATGCGCCCACCTTCGACAAGAAGCTGCCGCGCATGCTGGAACACGAATACGCCAATCCCAACTTCTCGGCCCGCCACCTGGCCAAGGACATTCGTCTGTTCTCGGAACAGGCGGCCGCCGCCGGTCTGGATGCGGCCATGCTGGACGGCGTGGCCGCGGTGGTGGGACACACCATCGCCGCGGGCTTTGGCGATGCGGATTACTCGGCCCTTTACGAGGGTGTTACCGGCGGCGTGGACGCCACTTGAGTCCAGACCGGCCGCTGGTCTTGCCTCCGGGGCAATTTCGGGGGCTTGGGGTCGGAGGATGAGGGGCGGGCGGATAGGTTTGCGGGTCGTCGTGGACGGGGTTTAACGTGAAAGTCGCGAAGCACGAACTCCCCCTCTCCCTCTGGGACAAATCCGTCGGGAACGGATTTGAACGCGCCTTGGCGCGGCCCGCAGGGCGAAGGGCAGGATGCCCGGAGTACAGGGATGGGGTGAGGGAACGAACATGGCGATAGGCGCTCTTATTTCATCATCTTGGGCGGCGCGTATCGCCATGAGAGTTAACGCGGCGCGCGTGACGTCACGCGCGCCGCGCCTGGGTGCATCTATTTTACTGGTTGGAGGAACCCTGGGGGGCGCTGGGGGCGGCCGGATAGCCACCGTAGGCTGGGGCCGGGTGGCCGCCGTAGGCCGGGTAGCCACCATAGCCCGGGTAGCCGCCATAGCCCGGATAACCGTAAGGACCGTAGCCGCCATAGTAGGGGGCGCCATAACCGTAGCCGCGACCAGAGCCCCGGCCGCTGCCGGTCCAGCTCATGTTGCCGCTTCCGAACATGTCACCGAGGCCGTCTCCCCAGCCACTCCAGGGGCCGCCGCCGTAACCTGGGCCGCCCCACCATGCATTGGCGGACTGCAGAGGCAGAGCGGCGGCGCCGAGGATGGTGGCGACTGCGGCTGCTTTAGCGAGTGCTTTCATACATCTCTCCTTAGTCTTATAAACAGCAAAACAGATAGCAGACTGACGTGTTCGACCGCCCACCGCGACCCCGAACGAGCGGGTGGACGATCCAAATCAAGTTTCGCACCGCTAGTAAGGTGATTCAACTCTGCCGTTGATCTGAATCCCCAGGTCGGGGTGCGAAACGTGTACGCGCCGGCTTACCTTGAGGCGGAGCGCGTGATAGAAATGCGCCATGGAATATAAAGACTATTACAAGACCCTCGGCGTGGACCGCGGTGCCTCCACGGCCGACAT
The Gammaproteobacteria bacterium DNA segment above includes these coding regions:
- a CDS encoding NAD(P)-dependent oxidoreductase, which gives rise to MRITVLGMGLMGAAMARRLVDTGHGVTVYNRTPGRAQPLAAAGCRVAADAGEALQAGDFIILALADATAIEAVLWDGHDEGHLTGRVMIQMGTIGALESRALDERVRAAGGSYLEAPVLGSIPEATAGTLLVMAGGTAELFQRCLPLFEVLSRAPVHVGEVGQAATIKLALNQLIASLTTAFSLSLGLVQREGIEVETFMGLLRDSALYAPTFDKKLPRMLEHEYANPNFSARHLAKDIRLFSEQAAAAGLDAAMLDGVAAVVGHTIAAGFGDADYSALYEGVTGGVDAT
- a CDS encoding sulfur globule family protein, with the translated sequence MKALAKAAAVATILGAAALPLQSANAWWGGPGYGGGPWSGWGDGLGDMFGSGNMSWTGSGRGSGRGYGYGAPYYGGYGPYGYPGYGGYPGYGGYPAYGGHPAPAYGGYPAAPSAPQGSSNQ